In the Ursus arctos isolate Adak ecotype North America unplaced genomic scaffold, UrsArc2.0 scaffold_19, whole genome shotgun sequence genome, one interval contains:
- the LOC113243250 gene encoding cytochrome P450 2A13, which yields MLASGLLLVALLACLTLMVLMSVWRQKKLGGKLPPGPTPLPFIGNYLQLNTQQMSNSLMKISERYGPVFTVHVGPRRIVVLCGHEAVKEALVDQAEEFSGRGEQATFDWLFKGYGVAFSNGERAKQLRRFSITTLRDFGVGKRGIEERIQEEAGFLIEALRDTRGAFIDPTFFLSRTVSNVISSIVFGDRFDYEDKEFLSLLSMMLGSFQFTATSMGQLYEMFYSVMKHLPGPQQQAFKELQGLEDFIAKKVEQNQRTLDPNSPRDFIDSFLIRMQEEQNNPNTEFYLKNLVLTTLNLFFAGTETVSTTLRYGFLLLMKHPDVEAKVHEEIDRVIGKNRQPKFEDRAKMPYTEAVIHEIQRFGDIIPMGVARRVTKDTKFREFLLPKGTEVFPMLGSVLRDPKFFSNPRDFHPQHFLDENGQFKKSDAFVPFSIGKRYCFGEGLARMELFLFLTNILQNFRFKSPQLPKDIDVSPKLVGFGTIPRNYTMSFQPR from the exons ATGCTGGCCTCAGGGCTGCTTCTGGTGGCTTTGCTGGCCTGCCTGACCCTAATGGTCTTGATGTCTGTCTGGAGGCAGAAGAAACTCGGGGGGAAGCTCCCTCCAGGACCCACCCCGTTGCCCTTCATCGGGAACTACCTGCAGCTGAACACACAGCAGATGTCCAACTCTCTCATGAAG ATCAGTGAGCGCTATGGCCCGGTGTTCACAGTCCACGTGGGGCCCCGGCGCATCGTGGTGCTGTGTGGACACGAGGCGGTGAAGGAGGCTCTGGTGGACCAGGCTGAGGAATTCAGCGGGCGAGGCGAACAGGCCACCTTCGACTGGCTCTTCAAAGGCTATG GCGTGGCCTTCAGCAACGGGGAGCGCGCCAAGCAGCTCAGGCGCTTCTCCATCACTACGCTGCGGGACTTTGGAGTGGGCAAGCGTGGCATTGAGGAGCGCATCCAGGAGGAGGCAGGCTTCCTCATCGAGGCCCTTCGCGACACGCGGG GTGCCTTCATCGATCCCACCTTCTTCCTGAGCCGAACAGTGTCCAATGTCATCAGCTCCATTGTCTTTGGGGACCGCTTTGACTATGAGGACAAAGAGTTCCTGTCACTGCTGAGTATGATGCTGGGAAGCTTCCAGTTCACAGCTACCTCTATGGGGCAG CTCTATGAGATGTTCTATTCAGTGATGAAACACCTACCAGGGCCACAGCAACAGGCATTTaaggagctgcagggtctggagGACTTCATAGCCAAGAAGGTGGAGCAGAACCAACGCACCCTGGACCCCAACTCCCCGAGGGACTTCATCGACTCCTTCCTCATCCGCATGCAGGAG GAGCAGAACAACCCCAACACGGAGTTCTACTTGAAGAACCTGGTGCTGACCACACTGAACCTCTTCTTTGCGGGCACCGAGACGGTCAGCACAACCCTGCGGTACGGGTTCCTGCTGCTCATGAAGCACCCAGATGTGGAGG CCAAGGTCCATGAGGAGATTGACCGGGTAATTGGCAAGAACCGTCAGCCCAAGTTTGAGGATCGGGCCAAGATGCCCTACACAGAGGCAGTGATCCACGAGATCCAAAGATTTGGAGACATAATCCCCATGGGCGTGGCCCGCAGAGTCACCAAAGACACCAAGTTTCGAGAGTTCCTCCTCCCCAAG GGCACCGAAGTGTTCCctatgctgggctctgtgctgagagaCCCCAAGTTCTTCTCCAACCCCCGTGACTTCCACCCCCAGCACTTCCTGGATGAGAATGGGCAGTTTAAGAAGAGTGATGCTTTTGTGCCCTTCTCCATTG GAAAGCGGTACTGTTTCGGAGAAGGCCTGGCTAGAATggagctctttctcttcctcaccaACATCTTGCAGAACTTCCGCTTCAAGTCCCCGCAGCTGCCCAAAGACATCGACGTGTCCCCCAAGCTCGTGGGCTTTGGTACCATCCCACGAAATTACACCATGAGCTTCCAGCCTCGCTGA